The nucleotide sequence AGCAGGCGCCCGTCCTTGTATGACGCGTGCGCCCCGAGCGGCACCTGGCAACTTCCGCCAAGCACGCGGCTGACTTGGCGCTCGGCGCGCACGCAGGCTGCGGTTACGGGATCGTTCAACGGCGCCAGCATCGCCGCCACGGCCGTGTTGCCGCTGCGGATTTCGATGCCGAGCGCGCCCTGGCCAGCGGCCGGAATGCTCTCCTCGACCGACAGCAGGCTCTTGATGCGGGCGCCGAGCCCGAGCCGCTTGAGACCGGCCGCAGCGAGCAGGATCGCGTCGAACTGGCCTTCGTCGAGTTTTTTCAGCCGCGTGCCGACGTTGCCGCGCAGCGGCTTGACCGTGAGGTGCGGATAGCGCGCGCGCAACTGCGCTTCGCGGCGCAGGCTCGACGTGCCGACGACGCTGCCCGGCGGCAGGTCCGAGAGCCGCGCGTAGCGATTCGACACGAAGGCGTCGCGCGGGTCCTCGCGCTCGCCGATCACGGCGAGCTCGAAACCGGGCGGCAATTCCATCGGCACGTCCTTCATCGAATGCACCGCGAGGTCGGCCTCGCCCGCCGCGAGCGCGACCTCGAGTTCCTTGACAAACAGGCCCTTCCCGCCGATTTTCGACAGCGTCACGTCGAGAATCTGATCGCCGCGCGTGGTCATACCAAGGATGTTGACCTTACACTCCGGGTGCAATTCGCGCAGGCGGTCACGAATGTGCTCCGCCTGCCACATGGCGAGGGCACTTTCACGAGAGGCGATGGTCAAGGTGTGCATGTCGGTAGACGCGGTAAGAAAAGACTGTTTGATTGGAATCGGCGGGTCGCGAGACTAATGGCTGGGATGCCTGCGTATTCATCTGAAGGGACTCCAACAATGATGCGATCGATCGCAGCCTGGGCGCTGATTTTAGCATGCGGCCTCGGCGTCGCTGGCGGCGCCGGCGCGGCCGAAGGCCTGGTGAATGCGAAGGATTTTCAGGCAGACGCGCGGACCGCGGCGAAACGGCGCGTACCCATCCTGGTGTTGTTCAGCAGCCCCGATTGCCCCTACTGCGACCGCGTCAAACGCGAATACCTGGTACCGATGCACAAGGATCCGGCCTACCGCGACCGCGTCGTCATACGCGAAGTCACCGTCGATGCCGGAACGCCGCTCAAGGGCTTCAAGGGCGGTGCCACCACGCAGGGCGAGTTTTCCGCCGACCACAAGGTCTTCATGGTGCCGACCGTGAAGGTCTTCGACACGCAGGGCGACCCAGCCGGGGATGCGATCGTCGGCCTGCTCTCGGCCGACTACTATTTCGGCTATCTCGAAAACGCGATCGACGAGGGCGTGCGCAAGGTGCGGGGCAAGTAGCCGCACGCACCCGCAAAGCCCAGGGGCTGGCGTACACTAATGCCCCTGTCATCATGCAGGAGCGCGCAGTTGAAAACCCTGTTGGCCGACGACCACCCGCTCATGCGCGAGGGCGTGCGCCAGGTTCTGTCGCAGCTCGAGCCGCCGGTCGAAATCATCGACGCGCACGACTACCCGAGTCTGTTCGCGCAGACCGCCTTGCATGCCGATCTCGACCTCGCCGTCGTCGACCTCAACATGCCCGGCTTCGTCGGCGTGCAAGGCATCAGCCAGTTCCGCGCGCGCTTCCCGGACGTGCCGCTGGTCGTGCTTTCCGCATCCGAGTCCTCGCACGACATCCGCAGCGTGCTCGAAGCCGGCGCGCTCGGCTACATCCCCAAGGCGGCGTCGAGCGCGACCATGCTCGCGGCGCTGCAGCAAGTACTCGCCGGCGATATCTACATCCCGACATGTCCGCCCGCCGTGCGTGAAGACGGCCCGCGCGGCGCACGCACGGCCGATTTCGACGCGCTGCAGCACAGCGGGCTCACCGCGCGCCAGCTCGAGGTCGCCCGCCTGCTCGCGCAGGGCTGCGCGAACAAGGCCATCGCGGGAAGCCTCGCCATGTCCGAAAGCACGGTCAAGGTGCACATCGCGGCGATTTTTCGTGCCTTGAGCGTCACCAACCGCACCGAAGCCGTGCTGGCGATCCAGCGCCTCACGCAAGGCTCGTGACCCGACTGGGCGCCCTGCTGCGTCGACTCTCGGTCTCGAGCATCCGCAGCCGGATGCTCGTGGTCGCGCTGCTGCCCGCACTGCTCGCCGAATTCGGCATGGCCACGTATTTCACGACTCAGGCGCTGCGCACCGCCGGCCGCGATGTCGAAGCGCGCGCCGCGGCGGCGGCCCGCCATCTGGCAGCAGCGCTGCCGCACGCGCTGGCCAACGGCGATCTCGCGCTGGCCCGCGACTTGCTCGAGAGCGAAGCGCGGAATAATGGCCTCGCATTTGCCCACCTGGTCGACGCTACCGGAAATGTCGTCGCCCGCGGCGGCGACGCCGCCGACCCGGGCGACACCGAACATTACCGGCAACGCGTCGCGCTGCGCCCCCCGGCCGCCGACGGGCGGCCGAATCTTCAGCCGGCCAGCGCGGCCGGCGCCGGTTCGCTCGCCTACGTCGAGGTCGGGGCGACGCTCGGGCAAAGCAGCGCGCTCCGGCGCGACGTGCTGCTGCACGCGGCGCTGCTGATGGCCATCGCGCTCGCCCTCACCGGTGCCCTGGCCTGGCGGCTGTCGAGCCGGCTGGCGAGCCAGCTGCGCCACGTCGGACAAGTCGTCGAGCGGCTGGCGTGCGACGACCTGACCGTCCGCACGCGCCTGCCGCCCGACGGTGAGGTCGGCGCGCTCGCAGCGGGGATCAACAACATGGCCGAGGCCTTGCAGCGGAACCGCAGCGAACTCGAGAAGCGGGTGCGCGAGGCGACCGCGAGCCTGACGGCGAAAAAGATCATGGCGGAGCGCGCGAATCACGCGAAGTCGCGCTTCTTCGCCGCGGCGAGCCACGATCTGCGCCAGCCGCTGCACGCGCTGTCGCTGTTCGTCGCCGCGCTGAAGGCGCGCAATGAACAGGCCGAGACGCAGACGCTCATCGACAACATCGAGGCATCGACGGCGGCGATGGAGTTGCTGTTCAACGCGCTGCTCGACATTTCCCGGCTCGACGCCGGCGCCATCGAGGCGCACCCGGTGCACTTCCCGCTCTGCAAGATGCTCGTCGATCTGGAACAACAGTTCGGCGCCGTCGCCGCGGAAAAACAGCTGCGGCTGCGCTTCCGCCCCTGCGACGCCACGGTGTACAGCGATCCGCTGCTGGTCGAGCGCATCCTCGCCAACCTGATCGCGAACGCGATCCGCTACACCGACGACGGCGGTGTGCTGGTCGGCTGTCGGCGCCGCGGCCGGACCCTGCGCATCAGCGTGGTCGACACCGGCCGCGGCATTCCGCCCGACCAGCAGGAGAGCGTCTTCCAGGAATTCGTCCAGTTGCACAATCCGGCGCGCGACCGCAGCAAAGGCCTTGGGCTCGGGCTCGCCATCGTCTCCCGCCTCGGCCGCCTGCTGGGGCATCGCGTCGATCTTCGCTCCGTGCCCGCGCACGGCTCGGTATTCAGCATCGACGTCCCGCTCGGCGACGCCGCGCTCGTCCGCGCGCATCCGCCGGCGACCGCCCCGGCGCAAACGCCGGCGGATGCGCTGGTCGTGCTCGTCGACGACGAGAGTGCGATCCTGCGCGGCATGGCGGAGTTGTTCGACAACTGGGGCATCGACCTGGTCACCGCCCACAGCGCCGACGAGGCGGAACAGTGGCTGGCGACGGTCGAACGCGTGCCCGACGTTATCGTCTCCGACTACCGCCTGCCGGACGACGACGGGATCGCTGTCATCGCCCGCCTGCGGCAGAAATTCGCGCGCGAGATCCCGGCCATCGTGGTCACCGGAGACACCGCGCCGGACACGATCCTGCGCATCAACAGCGCCGGCTTTCCGCTCCTTCACAAGCCGCTGCGCCCGGCCAAACTGCGCGCACTGCTCACGCATCTGATCCGGCAGTCACGCGCCGCCGCCGTGGGATAATCCGCGCGCCCTAGCCCCTAGCCCCTAGCCCCTAGCCCCTAGCCCCCAAGATCATGCACATCCACATCCTCGGCATCTGCGGCACCTTCATGGGTGGAATCGCCGCGATCGCGCGCAACGCCGGCCACACCGTCACCGGCTGCGACGCCAACGTCTATCCGCCGATGTCCGACCAGCTGCGCGCGCTCGGCATCGAACTGACCGAAGGCTGGGACGCCGGACAGGTCCGACTCGAGCCCGACGCCTTCGTCGTCGGCAACGTCGTCACGCGCGGCAATCCCTTGATGGAAGCCATACTCGAGCGCGGCCTGCCCTACACCTCTGGCCCGCAGTGGCTCGCCGACAACGTGCTGCGCGACAAGTGGGTGCTCGCCGTCGCCGGCACCCACGGCAAGACGACCACCTCGGCGATGCTGGCCTGGATCCTCGAGGACGCGCGCCTCCATCCGGGCTTCCTCGTCGGCGGCATCCCGCAGAATTTCGGCCTGTCGGCGCGGCTCACCGACAGCCCCTTCTTCGTCATCGAGGCCGACGAATACGACACCGCCTTCTTCGACAAACGCTCCAAGTTCGTCCACTACCGCCCGCGCACGGCGATCCTCAACAACCTCGAGTTCGATCACGCCGACATCTTCCCCGACATCCAGGCGATCGAAACCCAGTTTCACCACCTCGTGCGCACGATTCCCGGCAACGGCCTCATCGTCGCCAACGGCCGCGAAGCCGCGCTCGATCGCGTGCTCGAGCGCGGCCTGTGGACGCCGGTCGAACGCTTCGGCAGCATCGGCGGCTGGACCGCAGGCGAGGCCGATGCGAGCGGCAGCTTCGACGTCCACTTCAACAGCGCGCTGCAAGGCCGCGTCCGCTGGGAGCTGATCGGCGAGCACAACCGCATGAACGCGCTCGCGGCCATCGCCGCCGCGCGTCACGCCGGCGTGCCGGCGGCCGCCGCCATCGATGCACTCAGCCGCTTCGAGAACGTCAAGCGGCGCATGGAAATCCGCGGTGCCGTACACGGGATCACGGTCTACGACGACTTCGCCCACCATCCCACCGCGATCACCACTACGGTCCAGGGCCTGCGCGCCAAGGTCGGCAACGCGCGCATCCTCGCCGTGCTCGAACCGCGCTCCAACACCATGAAGCTTGGCGTCATGAAGGACGCGCTCCCCGCCAGCCTCGCCGGTGCGGACGAGGTGTACTGCTACGGCGCCAACCTCGGCTGGGATGCCGCCGAGGCGCTCGCGCCGCTCGGCGAGAAGGCCCGCGTCTTCGACAACCTCGACAAGCTCGTCGCGCAACTCGTCGCTGACGGACGGCCCGGCGACCATGTGCTGATGATGAGTAACGGGGGCTTCGGCGGCATTCACGCGAAGCTCCTGGATGCGCTGCATCATCACTATCACGAGGAGATCGTGCTGACGCCGATGCATCGGTATGGGGGGTATGCGTGAGGGAAGGCTGTCACCGCTAGGCGCGTCGGGGCGGAGCAACCGCCAGGGATTAGGGGCGAAGCAGGGCCGAGTAGTTAGCGCTTTCGCAGGACTGTTGACCGTTGGCCGGGGGTAGCCCGGCAGCTAGTCACTTTCTTTTGTCTCGCCAAAAGAAAGTAACCAAAGAAAATGCGACCCCGCCAGTCCCGAATTCCCGAAAACCGAGGCTGCAGGGTGGGCGGCAAAGAACTCGCCCCGCTTTGATTTGTATTTCGAAAGTGGGCGGGGCTCAAACACCTTTGCCGCTGATCCACCCGGCAGCCTCGATTTTCGGCGGGTCTGGAGGGGGCAAAGGTCGAAACCTGGCCGGCGACGAACGGGTCGTTTGTGCGTGGGCGAGGAGCCAAGCGCACGACGGCGAGCCAGCCGCAAAACTGGTTTTGACTTTTCTCCCCTTACAGCCCCGCCGAAGAGCAAGTGCGTCGGGCGGATCAGCGGCGAAGGTGTCTGAGCCCCGCTCACAAAAATCAAATTAATAACAGCAAAGCGGGGCGAGTTCTTTGCCGCCCGCCCGGCGCGCTTGAGCTTCGGGGTTTCGGGGATGTCGGGGTCGCCTTCTTTTGGTTACTTTTCTTGGCGATACAAGAAAAGTAACTTGCCGCCGGGCAACCCCGGCCAACGGTCAGCAGTCCTGCCAACACGCCCTCTACAACCCACAGTCCCTTCGACACCCCTCAGCGCGAACGCTGCGAAAGTCAGTGCGCCCCGCCAATCTGGCTGTTTCGTCGCGATACGCCCCCCCCATGACGGCGCACCCCCGATTTCTGTAATCCCCTCCCCCCCGGTAAAATCCGCGAATGATCGCCTATCTCCACGGCTTCAATTCCTCCCCGGCATCCGGCAAAGCCCGCCTGCTCGGCGAGCACATGGCGAGCCTCGGGCGCGAGGCGGACTATTACTGCCCCGCCCTGCCCAACAGCCCGCGCGAAGCCGTCGCCTTCGTCGAGGCGGACCTCGCGCAACGGCATCCGCAGTCCATCACGCTTGTCGGCAGCTCGCTCGGCGGCTTCTACGCGACGTATCTCGCCGAGCGCCACGGCTGGAAGGCGGTGCTGGTCAACCCTGCCGTGCATGCCCACCTGCTGTTGCGCGACGCGCTCGGGCCGCAGGAGAACTGGCATACCGGCGAGACCTGGGAACTCACCGAGGCGCACCTGGCCGAACTCGCGGCACTCGACGTCCCGGCGATTTCGCGCCCGGAGCGCTATCTGCTGCTGGCGCAAACCGGTGACGAGGTACTCGACTACCGGGAGGCCGTCGCCTACTACGCCGGCGCCCGCCAGATCGTCGAGACGGGCGGCGATCACGGCTTCGTCGGATTCGAGCGCCACTTCCAAACGATTCTGGATTTCTGATGCACGTCATTTTCGAAGAAGACGGCCATTTCAAGGCCGGCTCCATCCTGTCCGAAACCGAGGCGACCGCGCAGGTCGAGTCGGCTTCGGGCAAGCGCAGCAAGGTCAAGGCCGCGGCGATCCTGCTGCGTTTTACCGCGCCGGCGCCGGAGGACGTGATGAGCGCCGCGGAAAAGCTCGGCGAGGAACTCGACGCCGACTTCCTGTGGGAAGCGGCCGGGAGCGAGGAGTTCGGCTTCGAGCAACTGGCCGGGGAGTACTACGGACACGCGCCCAGCCCGGCGGAATCGGTCGCGCTATTGCAGAAGCTGCACGCCTCGCCGATCTATTTCCACAAGAAGGGCAAGGGTCGCTACCGTCCGGCGCCACCGGAGACGCTCGCCGCGGCCA is from Thiobacillus denitrificans ATCC 25259 and encodes:
- the hemC gene encoding hydroxymethylbilane synthase encodes the protein MHTLTIASRESALAMWQAEHIRDRLRELHPECKVNILGMTTRGDQILDVTLSKIGGKGLFVKELEVALAAGEADLAVHSMKDVPMELPPGFELAVIGEREDPRDAFVSNRYARLSDLPPGSVVGTSSLRREAQLRARYPHLTVKPLRGNVGTRLKKLDEGQFDAILLAAAGLKRLGLGARIKSLLSVEESIPAAGQGALGIEIRSGNTAVAAMLAPLNDPVTAACVRAERQVSRVLGGSCQVPLGAHASYKDGRLLLEGFVAKPDGSRFLVDRAEGDASDPEAVGQALADKLLAQGARAVLDALPA
- a CDS encoding SoxW family protein, which translates into the protein MMRSIAAWALILACGLGVAGGAGAAEGLVNAKDFQADARTAAKRRVPILVLFSSPDCPYCDRVKREYLVPMHKDPAYRDRVVIREVTVDAGTPLKGFKGGATTQGEFSADHKVFMVPTVKVFDTQGDPAGDAIVGLLSADYYFGYLENAIDEGVRKVRGK
- a CDS encoding response regulator; the encoded protein is MKTLLADDHPLMREGVRQVLSQLEPPVEIIDAHDYPSLFAQTALHADLDLAVVDLNMPGFVGVQGISQFRARFPDVPLVVLSASESSHDIRSVLEAGALGYIPKAASSATMLAALQQVLAGDIYIPTCPPAVREDGPRGARTADFDALQHSGLTARQLEVARLLAQGCANKAIAGSLAMSESTVKVHIAAIFRALSVTNRTEAVLAIQRLTQGS
- a CDS encoding ATP-binding response regulator; its protein translation is MTRLGALLRRLSVSSIRSRMLVVALLPALLAEFGMATYFTTQALRTAGRDVEARAAAAARHLAAALPHALANGDLALARDLLESEARNNGLAFAHLVDATGNVVARGGDAADPGDTEHYRQRVALRPPAADGRPNLQPASAAGAGSLAYVEVGATLGQSSALRRDVLLHAALLMAIALALTGALAWRLSSRLASQLRHVGQVVERLACDDLTVRTRLPPDGEVGALAAGINNMAEALQRNRSELEKRVREATASLTAKKIMAERANHAKSRFFAAASHDLRQPLHALSLFVAALKARNEQAETQTLIDNIEASTAAMELLFNALLDISRLDAGAIEAHPVHFPLCKMLVDLEQQFGAVAAEKQLRLRFRPCDATVYSDPLLVERILANLIANAIRYTDDGGVLVGCRRRGRTLRISVVDTGRGIPPDQQESVFQEFVQLHNPARDRSKGLGLGLAIVSRLGRLLGHRVDLRSVPAHGSVFSIDVPLGDAALVRAHPPATAPAQTPADALVVLVDDESAILRGMAELFDNWGIDLVTAHSADEAEQWLATVERVPDVIVSDYRLPDDDGIAVIARLRQKFAREIPAIVVTGDTAPDTILRINSAGFPLLHKPLRPAKLRALLTHLIRQSRAAAVG
- the mpl gene encoding UDP-N-acetylmuramate:L-alanyl-gamma-D-glutamyl-meso-diaminopimelate ligase, whose protein sequence is MHIHILGICGTFMGGIAAIARNAGHTVTGCDANVYPPMSDQLRALGIELTEGWDAGQVRLEPDAFVVGNVVTRGNPLMEAILERGLPYTSGPQWLADNVLRDKWVLAVAGTHGKTTTSAMLAWILEDARLHPGFLVGGIPQNFGLSARLTDSPFFVIEADEYDTAFFDKRSKFVHYRPRTAILNNLEFDHADIFPDIQAIETQFHHLVRTIPGNGLIVANGREAALDRVLERGLWTPVERFGSIGGWTAGEADASGSFDVHFNSALQGRVRWELIGEHNRMNALAAIAAARHAGVPAAAAIDALSRFENVKRRMEIRGAVHGITVYDDFAHHPTAITTTVQGLRAKVGNARILAVLEPRSNTMKLGVMKDALPASLAGADEVYCYGANLGWDAAEALAPLGEKARVFDNLDKLVAQLVADGRPGDHVLMMSNGGFGGIHAKLLDALHHHYHEEIVLTPMHRYGGYA
- a CDS encoding YqiA/YcfP family alpha/beta fold hydrolase; this encodes MIAYLHGFNSSPASGKARLLGEHMASLGREADYYCPALPNSPREAVAFVEADLAQRHPQSITLVGSSLGGFYATYLAERHGWKAVLVNPAVHAHLLLRDALGPQENWHTGETWELTEAHLAELAALDVPAISRPERYLLLAQTGDEVLDYREAVAYYAGARQIVETGGDHGFVGFERHFQTILDF